In Onychostoma macrolepis isolate SWU-2019 chromosome 04, ASM1243209v1, whole genome shotgun sequence, one DNA window encodes the following:
- the LOC131538535 gene encoding putative DMBT1-like protein, whose product MLDCCVLTEKNVRLVGGHNRCAGEVEVLHRGQWGRVCDIGWDLADAAVVCRELDCGEPVDILSGDQVGPESGSIWINNAMCTGSESMLKKCGLATCILNGVCHHGKSAGVICSDVRLVGGSRCSGRLEILHDQSWMSVCDAVFDQQDAEVVCRELDCGAPVQVLGAAAFDKGDAQMWTQEIQCRGNESQIHLCPTSPSHENNCSHDNSVALVCAG is encoded by the exons ATGTTAGACTGCTGTGTACTG acagaaaaaaatgtgagGTTGGTTGGTGGTCACAATCGCTGTGCTGGTGAAGTGGAGGTTCTTCATAGAGGTCAGTGGGGAAGAGTGTGTGATATTGGCTGGGATTTGGCTGATGCTGCAGTGGTGTGTAGAGAGCTGGACTGTGGAGAACCTGTAGATATTCTGAGTGGTGATCAAGTTGGACCCGAATCAGGATCAATCTGGATAAATAATGCAATGTGCACTGGATCTGAGTCCATGCTGAAAAAGTGTGGATTAGccacatgcattttaaatggtGTGTGTCATCATGGTAAGAGTGCTGGAGTCATCTGCTCAG atgtcAGGCTGGTTGGAGGTTCTCGCTGTTCTGGGAGGTTAGAGATACTTCATGATCAGTCGTGGATGTCAGTGTGTGACGCTGTCTTTGACCAGCAGGATGCAGAGGTTGTGTGTAGAGAGCTGGACTGTGGGGCTCCTGTACAGGTGCTGGGAGCAGCTGCTTTTGACAAAGGAGACGCTCAGATGTGGACACAAGAGATTCAGTGCAGAGGAAATGAGTCTCAGATTCACCTCTGTCCAACATCACCATCACATGAAAACAACTGTTCTCATGACAACAGTGTTGCACTGGTGTGTGCAGGTTAG